The window TGAGATGGGATATTTCCATCAAGTGGGTACACTGTTTAGGTTGGTCATTTCACACCTCAAATCGCCCATAGCTcgcaaaacaaataaacaattagaaaatattttaaaaacccATTAATTCACTTCTgcactttgtggcccacctgaagagtaAAACAGCAGATCCTTAGAGGGACAAAATCTAAGCATTTTCAAGTTACATCtaaagctcagatcttgcacgtGCGCCATATGTGTGGAATTAGTAAACCTCAGAATTACAACACCCTTCAAGATTAGAAATCCCTGAAACTATAAGATACATCAAACCATTTCCCCCCACCATGGGTAGATATCATATTATCCTATCCATCCAAAACGTGATCCTAGAAAATCAGGCCGctccactcattgggtgggccatactagtACAACTCTCCATTGCTACTAACATCTGTCCATCCATATGTATATTGACCTGATTTTCGTATCAGGAATcttcatggcgtggcccaccttttcTACAGATAAAATAATCTACATtggctgtaaaaaaaaaaagtagctgTATGTATCCTAACTTATAATAATACAGCCGCTACATCAGATTATTTCTAAATAAGAGATAAAAATAATACTAAATGATTTCAAAGTATACATTTTATTAGATTTTCCACCACTAAATGCAAatacattgcaaaaaaaaaaaaaaaaaaaaccatacgagtgcaatcaaaatcacaaaacaaacATCCTCcataacttaaactttaaaaGATCTAATGATAAATACTCCCCATAATTTAAGTTTGATGATGAACTAATTCTTCAAATATCATTTCCATTCCTTTGTATGCTTGATCATGGACCGAACAATCTATGGTAGAAACTCCTCTTCATTTTCGTCTTCACGGTTTTGTTGCCCTTCCATGGAATTGTTATACTCATAGGCATTCTCATTATTACCATAATAACCTCTGTTATTGTACTTATTCTTAGGATCGACGTCCGTGGAGGACTCGTACCCCTGATTAATTCCCTTCCCAGAAACATACCCATTTCGGTAATTATCGTTGGCGTTGACGTTGTAGTAGTACTTTCCATGCTCCAGGAATCTGGTGTCGCTCATGCCGTACTGCTGGTTGTTGGGGTAGCTGGTGGTGGACTCTTTGTTCTTGTAGCGTTGCTCGTTTTCGTACTGGCTGTTGGGGTAGCTGGTGGTGGACTCTTTGTTCTTGTAGCGTTGCTCGTTTTCGTACTGGCTGTTGGGGTAGCTGGTGGTGGACTCTTTGTTCTTGTAGCTTTGCTCGTTTTCATACTGGCTGTTGGGGTAGCTGTTGGTGAACTCTTTGTTCTTGTAGCGCTGCTCGTTTTCGAACTCGGTGTTGGGGTAGCTGGTGGTGGACTCTTTGTTCTTGTACGTTTGTTCGTTTTCGTACTGGCTGTTGGGGTAGGTGGTGGTGGACTCTTTGTTCTTGTAGGTTTGGTCATTTGGGTATTCCTCAGTAGAGTACTTGGATGGTGAGTTGCTACCATTGTACTCTTCAGTTGAGAATTTTGATGGAGAGTTTACAGTATTGAACTCTGAATTGGAGTTGGTTGTGGTGGGGGTGAATTTTTCAGAGTCATGGCCGTAGAGGCCATAACCATGTCGGCTTTGCGGGATGACATCTTCTTGTTTTGGGGTGGGGACTTGTTTTTCTACGGATTCTGTTTCTTGAACGGTGTTGTAGCGGGATACCTTGCCGAAGAACTGGCTATCCCTCGCTTGAATTTGGAGGGAGGAGATGAGGATGAGGAGAATGAGGGAAAGGAGGGGTTTTGGAAAGGTAGCCATGGGTgagaaaaagagagtgagagaaagagagaaaggttgCAGTGAAGTGAAGGAGAGATGTGATCATCCACACCTTATATAGAAGgattctttctctccctctctcacaatTTTCTTGGGGGGTGGAAAGTGACAATTAGAGTATAGGTGATGGGTGGGGCGGGGCCCTTAGAAGGGCACGTAAAAGAAAATGTGGTCGGTGATGATGGCAAACTAACTTGTGGCCCACACTAATTCCACCATTCACGAAGTCTCTATCCTTATGGATTAGAACCGTTCATCCAACCCCCCCACGCCAAGCTCATGTCCATTAGATAATCCTTAATATATTTTCAGTGGCCTGCGACTGCAAATAGATGGTTGGATCAAAAATAGGAAATGCTCACATATCTTGTTGgagttgtgtggagcccaccgtgatgtgtaaatGCCATCTAACCCGTCCAGTAGGCGCGTCCTCCAATTTTGGGGCTAAATGCCGAAATCCAGCCACATCctcaactcaggtgagccacacggaGGAATAAAATGGGACaccaccatagaaacttccagatTGAATGTGGGATCCGCAGGGtcgtttataagccatccaatccattcatcacgtgtgtcccaccagtatgaaggAACACACCTAAGATCAAGCCATTTCAACATTTAGTTGGGCTAGAAAAAGGGAATGTGTTGGTTTTAGGCATTATTGTACATTTCTCTCTGTAGTGCGTCCCACTGATGCAATATTTAGACGGTGTCCTGTCCATAACTAACTCTACAAATGGCTAGATCACCATGAAGGGTCCACGTGTGCGGCTAAGATTGTTAGATCACCAACCGGTCCTCTTTTTAGACAGGCTTGTAGATCAGAGTACCTATTGCCAGGATCGACAGCATGTGGCCCAGTGGTGCCCAATATGAAGAGATGGTCGGGTGATCTGAACTGACCATATTCTCTGTGACATCATAAATGAACTAGGATCTATTAATTTCCCTTAAaagatgatcctgacctttgatttttagattttaatgTGAGCCATACGTACATCTACAATTGGTAATAGTTAAGAATCATCTGTTTCAGCTTATTAAAGTGTCCTTAGATGGCCCTTGAAGTACCGAATCTAGGACATGGACGACTTCGATCAtctgacaagtgggccccactggagcGACATAGGCGGAGTGAATTCGTTAGGTGATGGAGGAGTCGGCAAAAGAATTCGAGTAATCTGTAGGCATGCTTTTG is drawn from Magnolia sinica isolate HGM2019 chromosome 5, MsV1, whole genome shotgun sequence and contains these coding sequences:
- the LOC131245261 gene encoding protein E6-like, translating into MATFPKPLLSLILLILISSLQIQARDSQFFGKVSRYNTVQETESVEKQVPTPKQEDVIPQSRHGYGLYGHDSEKFTPTTTNSNSEFNTVNSPSKFSTEEYNGSNSPSKYSTEEYPNDQTYKNKESTTTYPNSQYENEQTYKNKESTTSYPNTEFENEQRYKNKEFTNSYPNSQYENEQSYKNKESTTSYPNSQYENEQRYKNKESTTSYPNSQYENEQRYKNKESTTSYPNNQQYGMSDTRFLEHGKYYYNVNANDNYRNGYVSGKGINQGYESSTDVDPKNKYNNRGYYGNNENAYEYNNSMEGQQNREDENEEEFLP